One genomic region from Magallana gigas chromosome 3, xbMagGiga1.1, whole genome shotgun sequence encodes:
- the LOC109618931 gene encoding histamine H2 receptor, with protein MDPSNNNDELLSLLEYFSDALGNDNFTKNDILNMFARYDFDELSPPRVKQRDGVILYASPFVFLFGVTGHLMSLLILPYFAKKESSYVYLLFLSIFDLLVLHVGLLIRWLQEILAVDIYSFNNYTCKVLTFLGLVFSDTSVWLLVFVTLERFVLLYHPFRAKLICTVRRSLIIILFIFVAMAMLNGHVFWTLEIITDNVTQSQNCDSAANSNALIYQIWPLIDSLIYFILPFLCTCVFNYKIIRKIRHIKIRNRICNSRRFPRVRGEQKKPKVERKLTITMVILSLAFMVTTLPMLVYLCVTAVMNSLHKQPLFSRERYQYFRSFAELMMYTNHAINFYLYIANSRRLRLWFQKRVCQQKAEQLVIGNEVLEKQEYSSRFS; from the coding sequence ATGGATCCATCCAATAACAACGACGAGTTGTTGTCCCTACTAGAGTACTTCAGCGATGCGCTCGGCAATGACAACTTTACTAAGAATGACATCCTGAATATGTTTGCCAGGTACGACTTCGACGAACTTTCCCCTCCACGGGTAAAACAGAGAGATGGTGTGATTTTATACGCTTCtccttttgtatttttgtttggGGTAACTGGGCATCTAATGTCACTGCTAATTTTGCCCTATTTTGCCAAAAAGGAGTCTAGCTATGTATACCTTCTGTTCCTTTCGATATTTGATCTTCTTGTTCTTCATGTCGGCTTGCTCATCCGATGGCTGCAAGAGATACTCGCCGTtgatatttattcttttaacaACTACACCTGTAAGGTACTGACCTTCCTTGGGTTAGTCTTCAGCGACACCTCCGTCTGGTTGCTCGTTTTCGTCACGCTTGAAAGATTTGTTCTACTTTACCACCCATTTCGCGCAAAACTCATATGCACGGTTCGTCGGTCCCTCATTATCATTCTGTTTATTTTCGTCGCCATGGCAATGTTAAACGGTCATGTATTTTGGACTCTCGAAATCATCACTGACAATGTGACCCAATCACAAAACTGTGATTCAGCCGCGAATAGCAATGCCTTGATTTATCAAATATGGCCCCTGATAGATTCGTTGATTTACTTTATTTTGCCTTTCCTTTGTACTTGCGTCTTTAACTACAAAATTATTCGAAAAATCCGCcacattaaaatcagaaatcGCATTTGTAATTCCCGTCGGTTTCCAAGAGTAAGAGGGGAACAGAAAAAGCCAAAAGTTGAAAGGAAGCTGACCATAACAATGGTCATTTTATCCTTGGCCTTCATGGTGACCACCCTCCCAATGTTGGTCTACCTGTGTGTGACAGCGGTCATGAATTCTCTCCATAAACAGCCGCTATTTAGCCGCGAGAGATATCAATACTTCCGGTCTTTTGCCGAGTTGATGATGTATACTAACCATGCCATCAATTTTTATCTTTACATCGCAAACTCGAGGCGACTCAGATTGTGGTTTCAGAAGCGAGTCTGCCAGCAGAAAGCGGAACAGCTTGTTATAGGCAATGAAGTTCTTGAAAAGCAAGAGTATTCATCCAGATTTTCGTAG
- the LOC105329720 gene encoding glutathione S-transferase omega-1, whose translation MFTFTHLRRSLQKKIPQITARLFSEIKVMSEKALGRGSQCPPLAPGTLRLYSMRFCPYAQRTRLVLLHKNIEFETVNINLKQKPDWFRARNPIGLVPVLEFDDKIVYESNVCNEYLDNIYPTPKLIPTDFYRASRDKMLWETFGKVTELFYEIPKSVADGSLDKCIRRYERQLRRYESELSNRGEYFGGSSPCMVDFMIWPWFERIPVLTIIAPEAEIDPNKFPHLSSWMKLMMELPAVRETYEEPTSHVHFFSTLRAGNPDYDYGLK comes from the exons ATGTTTACCTTCACGCATTTACGGAGGAGTCTTCAGAAGAAAATACCACAAATTACTGCGCGTTTATTCTCGGAAATAAAAGTCATGTCGGAAAAAGCTTTAGGCAGAG GATCCCAATGCCCACCGCTAGCTCCGGGGACTCTTCGTTTGTACAGCATGAGGTTTTGTCCATACGCACAGCGAACACGACTGGTGCTTTTGCACAAAAATATTGA aTTTGAGACAGTCAACATTAACTTGAAACAGAAACCGGACTGGTTTCGGGCGCGCAACCCGATCGGCTTGGTTCCTGTTTTAGAATTTGACGACAAGATTGTGTACGAGTCAAACGTTTGTAACGAGTACCTAGATAACATATACCCCACCCCTAAACTTATCCCGACAGACTTCTACCGGGCAAGTCGAGATAAGATGTTATGGGAGACTTTTGGAAag GTTACCGAGTTGTTTTACGAGATACCTAAATCAGTAGCCGATGGATCATTAGATAAGTGTATCCGTCGGTATGAACGACAACTGAGGCGCTACGAATCTGAGCTCTCCAACAGAGGAGAATACTTCGGAG GCAGTTCCCCTTGTATGGTCGATTTTATGATCTGGCCATGGTTTGAGAGAATCCCGGTGTTGACCATTATAGCCCCAGAAGCTGAAATCGATCCAAACAAATTCCCACATCTAAGCTCTTGGATGAAATTGATGATGGAACTTCCGGCGGTGCGAGAAACTTATGAAGAGCCCACGTCGCACGTCCATTTCTTCTCAACACTTAGAGCGGGAAACCCGGACTATGATTAtggtttaaaatag